Proteins found in one Ischnura elegans chromosome 11, ioIscEleg1.1, whole genome shotgun sequence genomic segment:
- the LOC124168280 gene encoding transcription factor Adf-1-like isoform X2 produces MAKQDRNSYIIQSVRNYFWLYDKRSADFKDVTKRQETWESIGKAVGLSPEDAQTRWKSLRERYVRERKKREAGQESDGLPEWVHYKEMTFLDEHLHTRRRIGSRNTAIAGPTNSCQQGGDQSYKGVKEDSDMDTFLSDDGSSNCQVSASPVSIPVSAFLQIADQAGNPSPPLIPNAKPYPSNSYSSYNSPHGSAVPKPNNKRARESSSPTMEIVAQPRKTEDSAYVEYVGQKIKTILKSKRSMREKNKFKRDLVHYLDEVMEEMENE; encoded by the exons ATGGCGAAGCAAGACAGAAACTCCTACATAATACAGTCGGTGAGGAACTACTTCTGGCTGTACGACAAGAGGTCCGCGGATTTCAAAGACGTAACCAAGAGGCAGGAAACATGGGAAAGTATAGGAAAAGCAGTGGGATTGTCAC CGGAGGATGCTCAGACACGATGGAAATCTTTGAGGGAGAGATACGTAAGGGAAAGGAAGAAGCGAGAAGCGGGGCAAGAATCAGATGGCCTCCCTGAATGGGTTCACTACAAGGAAATGACTTTCTTGGACGAGCACCTGCATACGAGGAG GCGGATCGGCTCGAGGAACACGGCAATCGCGGGCCCCACCAATTCGTGCCAGCAAGGAGGCGATCAGTCGTACAAAGGCGTGAAGGAGGACAGCGACATGGACACGTTCCTCTCCGACGACGGCAGCAGCAACTGCCAAGTCTCGGCCTCTCCCGTCAGCATCCCCGTGTCAGCCTTCCTGCAGATCGCGGACCAGGCCGGCAACCCTTCGCCGCCCCTAATCCCCAACGCCAAGCCTTACCCATCCAATTCGTACTCCTCCTACAACTCTCCACACGGTAGTGCAGTTCCCAAGCCCAACAACAAGCGGGCCAGGGAGTCATCTTCGCCGACGATGGAGATAGTGGCTCAACCGCGAAAAACTGAGGACAGTGCGTACGTGGAATACGTTGGACAGAAAATAAAGACGATCCTGAAAAGTAAGAGGTCGATGAGGGAAAAGAACAAGTTCAAGAGGGATCTCGTGCATTACTTGGATGAGGTGATGGAGGAAATGgagaatgaataa
- the LOC124168280 gene encoding transcription factor Adf-1-like isoform X1, translating to MSDPDRFGRGSCFSLASDRNSYIIQSVRNYFWLYDKRSADFKDVTKRQETWESIGKAVGLSPEDAQTRWKSLRERYVRERKKREAGQESDGLPEWVHYKEMTFLDEHLHTRRRIGSRNTAIAGPTNSCQQGGDQSYKGVKEDSDMDTFLSDDGSSNCQVSASPVSIPVSAFLQIADQAGNPSPPLIPNAKPYPSNSYSSYNSPHGSAVPKPNNKRARESSSPTMEIVAQPRKTEDSAYVEYVGQKIKTILKSKRSMREKNKFKRDLVHYLDEVMEEMENE from the exons ATGAGTGACCCAGACCGCTTCGGAAGAGGCAGTTGTTTCTCGCTGGCCTCCG ACAGAAACTCCTACATAATACAGTCGGTGAGGAACTACTTCTGGCTGTACGACAAGAGGTCCGCGGATTTCAAAGACGTAACCAAGAGGCAGGAAACATGGGAAAGTATAGGAAAAGCAGTGGGATTGTCAC CGGAGGATGCTCAGACACGATGGAAATCTTTGAGGGAGAGATACGTAAGGGAAAGGAAGAAGCGAGAAGCGGGGCAAGAATCAGATGGCCTCCCTGAATGGGTTCACTACAAGGAAATGACTTTCTTGGACGAGCACCTGCATACGAGGAG GCGGATCGGCTCGAGGAACACGGCAATCGCGGGCCCCACCAATTCGTGCCAGCAAGGAGGCGATCAGTCGTACAAAGGCGTGAAGGAGGACAGCGACATGGACACGTTCCTCTCCGACGACGGCAGCAGCAACTGCCAAGTCTCGGCCTCTCCCGTCAGCATCCCCGTGTCAGCCTTCCTGCAGATCGCGGACCAGGCCGGCAACCCTTCGCCGCCCCTAATCCCCAACGCCAAGCCTTACCCATCCAATTCGTACTCCTCCTACAACTCTCCACACGGTAGTGCAGTTCCCAAGCCCAACAACAAGCGGGCCAGGGAGTCATCTTCGCCGACGATGGAGATAGTGGCTCAACCGCGAAAAACTGAGGACAGTGCGTACGTGGAATACGTTGGACAGAAAATAAAGACGATCCTGAAAAGTAAGAGGTCGATGAGGGAAAAGAACAAGTTCAAGAGGGATCTCGTGCATTACTTGGATGAGGTGATGGAGGAAATGgagaatgaataa